The Plasmodium berghei ANKA genome assembly, chromosome: 12 region TAAgttttttcaataaaaatttacatatatttaaaattttataattcttaacaattttcatattataaataatatctGAAATTGTTATATCTTGAGtgtttacatttttaatgtattttttttttccttttttttttttaatataataataatatattataaaaaaaaactcaAATTTactacatttatttattttatctttttctaACTCTTCTTTTAAAgataataagaaaaaaacaaattctTCACGttcaatattttgataaataaaatgataaaatatgtcTAAACTTGTCATATTTTCTACAATGTCcatatttgaataattaGAACATTCctttatttcttcattatacaataaaaaagtaatgttttttatatcatatatagtTAATGattctatattattatatattttgtacaACTCTATAAATcgattaatatatatattgctTAAGACATCGCTTCGTTGCATTTCCAAGTGGATTCGCATTTCCTCATTTTCGCCATATTTCTCAAATTTGAAACATTCGCATGTTGCTATCCCATTATTTACGTATCCAATTAAATAGCAAATTTGAGAATCATTGGTTacttttttatgatttaaaataatattgtagTTGTTTGTGCAATTATCAGAACAATCATCACTATAATATGTAGAAGACAACTGTAAATcgtatatatttgataaatcTGAATGTTCATATGTTTTGTCACTATTTATTTCAGAATCAGTTATTTCAGTATTAGAAAAGTTaactatattattatgttcaCAATTTGTTGAaaagaatttaaaaatatttttcatcaCAATTAGACAAGAATAAATAgattcttttttaaaatgtgaaaataaatttctacaatatatttcaacatctttttgatttatttttaaataaatatttaaaagaaagtataaatataaatcatttaatttattataatcagGTTCATTTTCTATAAGTCCGAAATTGTCTACTccatatttgaaaatattaaattttgttttctcaaaaattttaaaaaaaaattcaataaaattatcttcacaaaatatattattttttataattctatttttatatatatataatatattattgtaaaaattatttccaaataaaatattattttttgaaaagtCAATATATAATGCTGTATAAAAAGATCTAATTATATTGCTgtcaatatttatatggttttctaaatttgatggaatagaaatatattcatcataaattgataaaacagttttttcaatattaagaaattttttattcttacttttcataaaatttattaattctaCACACacttttaatttcatttctAAATTTTCCTTATTCGATGGGGAATCTACTAATATCtacattaaataataaaataaaataatacaaatataaatatatatgattaagaaaatatgaaaaacaaaacaaacataaacaatttaatttatcacCTTTATAAAGTCAGATGccaatatataatgatctttaatattttcttcataaaataaatatataaaatttaaacaaattcgaataagagaaaaatatatgtttttttcaatattttcagaaagtattatattttcaaaattttttaatattttgatcaaacttgtaaaatattcatttttaccattaatattattacaaataaattgtagaataaaaaaatgattttctaaatttggaattatttcataatattttagtTTAATCAAATTGAAAATAGAATCAaacacatttttaaatgtatttATGAAACGTTCTTGAGTATtgtttgatttttttatttcaatatgtttattattatttgcaAATGTTaaatcttttaattttaaaaataattttaaaataaaactaataccatcattatatatataacctttttcatcatttctagtcttttcttttttattttctaataatatttcattctctaaaaattcattattttttatttcaaataatttagaaatataaaaatctAACATATCAAGAATAtcaattaataaaacatcATATAAACTTTTAAATGAACTTATAAAATGTGTGAATACATCTATaaaatcattttcttcgataatttctttttctatattttttcttaagtCTTTtagttttgttttttttttattatcattatttttgtttttttctgttttctttaaatgttttatatcAAAACAATAGTAACTATTTTCAagtatatcatatatacacatgTTTTTAAAGCAGTAACTATAATTTGAAAATCctttttgtattaaaactatttcaagtggaaaaataaatatattttttcttaagACATTACAACATTCAAATATTTCTAACTCTCTTTTTGTAGATTTGCATTCGTTTTGTTCTCTATCGGGTTCTACATTATGTTCCACAGTCTGGTCATGTATATTTGTCAACGTTTgcgattttttttgtaaaaatggattaaaaatatcacATAAATAGAGGAAGATGTcgtaatatattatcaatgacgatttttttttatttagtaataaaaaataaaaaagaaaaaaaaagaaaaaaaaattttgttggatatattctttttgaaatatataaataaataaagggatgttaaaattaaatatatcattttggTATACTCTATTTTGTTTAACTAATGATAAATAGCTTCTCAAAAAATGtgtatttatcattttattattttcagaataaaaatacattaacaaaatgtgattaatattttttaaaatatattcttcTTTATCACTTAATATAcagcatatataattgtaaaTACTTAAATTTGATTCGTTATCATCTagatcaaaataatttattttgttttgttttaatatatatattatattatatactgataaatatattatttttcttaattttaaattgtgtttagtatttttgtaaacattatttaaaagtctaaaaaatgtttgaaacatattatgaaaatatgaaaattcattttttattttgtcttTTAATACactattcatttttttagtaaattCATTAgtattatcattatcaaCTATTTTCTCAaattcaatattatttttaatattctttacaagtatataaataaaagatggaaaaaaacataaaacattaaacaaataaacaGTACTATCATAATCTTCATTATTTgttgtattatttaaattgcATGTTACAGCTTCCtctaaatcattttttatatattttaaacaattatataaattagtaatatttacatttaaagattttatattttgatataatttattttctttttgcattcttattttatttacatttttttcttttctttttttttcttcaatattttttttatctgcCTCTATTAATTCTTCATTTACTAATTCTTTCTTTGGAAATATTAGAGTAAGTATTtcttttgatatatatttaacctataaaaaaaaaaaaaaaaaaaagttatagGACTTTAGTTGTGTctctatataatatgtaacCCTAAGTTTAtcaaacataaatataaaatatattgatttacatttttattgtaatCAAAAGTTGAAACAAACAAAGGAGGAAACAATGTTTGTAAATGTCTTTTTATTCTCttatttattcttttaataaatagtTGGAGGCAAACATTTAAACctacaaaaaattaaaaaaatacacattatatacatatatatataattgataTTATATCACATTgcatgaatataaaaactttatttataagtACACAATATATagtcaaaaaaaaaaaaaaaaaaaaaaaatatatgattacTTTCTCTGATATTGCAATTTGgatgaaatattaattttttgtaaatattcACAAAACTTGGGAATACATTGTTAAGTTCATCGTCACTGCATTGATTTAAATGATTAAGCAAAtcctatatatttataaataaaaataaatggtcatatattttatcattttgaaacttgttaaaaattaaagaacaaatttataaatattgccaataaaaatatacgaTAACTATTTCAAAACTTTAGCTAATTTGTGAACATACATTTAAACCTTTCAATTTAGTTTGAaggttttttttttgaagttTGCTAATACAATTAGTGACTATGTGAAAATGTTGGGACTCTAAATTTGTAATTTCATTTTGGCTTGTgtctaaaaaaatgttagtTAATAGAGCTTCCTTACTTACTGAAAATGGGAAATAATCATAGAAGTTGGAATagaaatgaaaaacaagaataaaacaaacaatgaaaacatatatataattataaacatTCTTAAgctttatatatttttgtaagtATACTATAACTTCCTTTGGGCACATATTCATCCTTTAATTTTactacttttttttttttcatagtGTCATATCTATTGGGTGTGTTAAAAAGTTTAATAGagcatacatatatagatataaataagcGTATTAGTTAATGAATAAGTACATAtgcacaaatatataagcatTACATAAACGTTTATaaacatttataaatatatatataaacgttatatatattcaggggaataattttttattttttgatatataattttttccattaaaATGTTGTTATACTTTTAACCatttattgaaaatttaatagTTAAGAAATCACAATattgtacatatatatttattcatatacattatttaaCGACGTTTTCCCCGatatgctttttttttattccataCATgatgtttataaaaaaaaatatgcataacatctattcttatattatttaataaaataaatttcttAAATTAGTTTTTCATCCTTTGgctatatttatttagttttataaaatttggcaaatataatttatccattttattatgcAAATTATccatattatatactaCATGCATAtttgtcattttttttttattattcttaaTTTCTCATAAAATAAGAATGAGAGAATTTCGGAGATATAATAATGGTTTGTTTTATTGCAAAAATTAAGagattaaaaattataaatttatttcatgtacatataatattgggATTTCTCTATACATtcgtatatatacaatttttttatgtttaatttttcCAGACGATCGTCAACATAGAAAACATAATAGATCGCATGGTAAATATGACCGTTCCaatgtataaaataaaataacaaaaaaccTGATTgcaatttatttatatatccatatatttGAGGATCCTTTGAGAAACCTCTAACcattgcatatatatgaatatttcgTTTAATCTATTTTTTGTTCGCTTCcgctattattttttatgtttctACTTTCATATAGAATATTGGATATAAAACGAATAACCACTACAGccgaataaataaacaaaatgggaaaaataaacatagagtaaatacaaatacaaggaaataaatgagcatgtatatatatacatgcacgattaataaataaataaataaaaataatataaataataaccCCATAATATGCATATCTTCATTACCCCTTCGAAAGAATCGCGATAACATGAGGAACGATATGGAACGAACTTCACATGCCCGAGTTAAAATATCCAATTTGGAATATACAATTACCAAAGATGATTTAATggtataaaataaatgtttacacatgtaatatatatatgtgttaTGAGTGATAATAATGTGGTTATTgtctaatatattttttacaaaactaagcttataattttttttttttaatttcaattTTGTTTTGTAGGAATTGTTTACTAATGTATGCAAAGTTGTAAACGCATGGATAAACTATGATCATACGGATAGATCGgatgtaattttttttttttaatttattacaGCTAGTTcaccaaaaaaaaaaaataatataatgtgTATGTGCATATGCATATGCATATGAATTTATTCGCTTTCTTGTGtgcaaatatttattttgaatattctTATTTATAGGGAACAGCAGTTTGTATTTTTGAAAGTATAGAAGATGCTCAAAAAGCGATTGATAAATATGATGGTAAGATgaagataaaaattgtgaaacacttttattttcacattGTTTTGATAtactataaaatatatgtactCAAATTAATTCGGAAATACAGTGCATATATTGGTGAAAATATTCTGActgttcataattttttttatcacgCCCTTAATAGGTTCCGAGATTGAAGGGCAATCCattaaaatggaaatacTACACAAATCGAATTATAGttacaaaaaaagatataaaaataaatgccCTTggtgatttttttttgtatggTTTGAATGcaaatgtataatttttttttatttttaaattattgttTCGAACAATGTGTCTAAATACCTAATAATTTgctcatattttatttacacttatttattactatttttttgtttgcacatttgaaaaaaaatatctatAGCACACTCAAACTTTGTGTGGCTTTCCCCTTAATAACAAACTTTACTAAATCTtcaaattcatatataacttaattgattttaaaaaatcatcAGGAATGTCATTTCTTAgtgatattatattttcaatttcatTTGTGCTTAggttgtttttattttcatcataaaAGTCTTTAAAATCTTGtaaatcatttatattcaaTAATTCACAAATTTCCAATAATTTTAAGAATTCtttctttatattaatacttGTTACTGAAGTAAAAAATAGCATGAGATTTCTTATGTCGTTATCTATTTGCACACATCCATAAAGGCTGAATTTCTTTGTCATTATAATCCGTTCGATATATTTGCAAATCTAGATGAAAAAGGAATGTAAAACATGCACATGTACATGtttttatgcataaattatttacaaGCAAGGTAAAACAAGTATAAACAAAAGTTTACAATATAGTAGTATAGAGatcaaaatttattacCTTTTCAGCCAACATGTTTACAATTATATGGAAAATGTTTTGATTAAAATAAAGAGATATGTGATGTAAAATTAACTTAATCTTAACTAttaaattatgtatatatgggTCATTTAATTGGTAATAAGAATATTGTTCGCTAGAAATGTC contains the following coding sequences:
- a CDS encoding RNA and export factor binding protein, putative; amino-acid sequence: MREFRRYNNDDRQHRKHNRSHGKYDRSNNIGYKTNNHYSRINKQNGKNKHRNRDNMRNDMERTSHARVKISNLEYTITKDDLMELFTNVCKVVNAWINYDHTDRSDGTAVCIFESIEDAQKAIDKYDGSEIEGQSIKMEILHKSNYSYKKRYKNKCPW
- a CDS encoding zinc finger protein, putative; the protein is MKKKKVVKLKDEYVPKGSYISKEALLTNIFLDTSQNEITNLESQHFHIVTNCISKLQKKNLQTKLKGLNDLLNHLNQCSDDELNNVFPSFVNIYKKLIFHPNCNIRESLNVCLQLFIKRINKRIKRHLQTLFPPLFVSTFDYNKNVKYISKEILTLIFPKKELVNEELIEADKKNIEEKKRKEKNVNKIRMQKENKLYQNIKSLNVNITNLYNCLKYIKNDLEEAVTCNLNNTTNNEDYDSTVYLFNVLCFFPSFIYILVKNIKNNIEFEKIVDNDNTNEFTKKMNSVLKDKIKNEFSYFHNMFQTFFRLLNNVYKNTKHNLKLRKIIYLSVYNIIYILKQNKINYFDLDDNESNLSIYNYICCILSDKEEYILKNINHILLMYFYSENNKMINTHFLRSYLSLVKQNRVYQNDIFNFNIPLFIYIFQKEYIQQNFFFFFFLFYFLLLNKKKSSLIIYYDIFLYLCDIFNPFLQKKSQTLTNIHDQTVEHNVEPDREQNECKSTKRELEIFECCNVLRKNIFIFPLEIVLIQKGFSNYSYCFKNMCIYDILENSYYCFDIKHLKKTEKNKNNDNKKKTKLKDLRKNIEKEIIEENDFIDVFTHFISSFKSLYDVLLIDILDMLDFYISKLFEIKNNEFLENEILLENKKEKTRNDEKGYIYNDGISFILKLFLKLKDLTFANNNKHIEIKKSNNTQERFINTFKNVFDSIFNLIKLKYYEIIPNLENHFFILQFICNNINGKNEYFTSLIKILKNFENIILSENIEKNIYFSLIRICLNFIYLFYEENIKDHYILASDFIKILVDSPSNKENLEMKLKVCVELINFMKSKNKKFLNIEKTVLSIYDEYISIPSNLENHINIDSNIIRSFYTALYIDFSKNNILFGNNFYNNILYIYKNRIIKNNIFCEDNFIEFFFKIFEKTKFNIFKYGVDNFGLIENEPDYNKLNDLYLYFLLNIYLKINQKDVEIYCRNLFSHFKKESIYSCLIVMKNIFKFFSTNCEHNNIVNFSNTEITDSEINSDKTYEHSDLSNIYDLQLSSTYYSDDCSDNCTNNYNIILNHKKVTNDSQICYLIGYVNNGIATCECFKFEKYGENEEMRIHLEMQRSDVLSNIYINRFIELYKIYNNIESLTIYDIKNITFLLYNEEIKECSNYSNMDIVENMTSLDIFYHFIYQNIEREEFVFFLLSLKEELEKDKINKCSKFEFFFIIYYYYIKKKKGKKKYIKNVNTQDITISDIIYNMKIVKNYKILNICKFLLKKLKGKTEHIIDQTNDTFLETFSNELINFKVNNLYQLKIKIFLFKHCVINYINKYNYCIEPKEISKNKNSKQNEINNVEFYNDQINKIKKIIPEKLHTYINKNFSLKLCEKNEIGSLNLIFHLVYISKYVNNYNLFNFQLIKNFTKNIKYLSLKNYDIYFYATYLIISKDEEKDMNFSEIQNSKLENLCENAQETNETNNNSFFETNKIMIKSCLNNYLYFLNEHYKKIWNKQIYFYKKKIKSLDSVLGNKLKGDKKFKTNKLGKMKKIKENDISTKLTDTIFGQNKMGLHFLKFVIFLITKKEKYEIIQDENIIKNLIKLVYFILSINQCRNSFAHKKLKLISIKTLKELFKNFPQYLNGTKKINFLSLYLDIDNYKNIFNKNNKSLLFFDKIIENDITNQMLQIIKGKIFDIYLNTYYLYILVLNIDKYKKNTIFINRILSIILLNTILVKELHQIKKNNPKNFEILNAYLCIDRNCQNEFLYSFFDSNMEKYEELIIKKINHNNESDNNESDNNESDNNESEKNGNLLSTKIENIIFGTQLYIHKTESDFFSEHNYVNSGKFSKIEKTTHKIVNPLKKNEISVAHSPNDELNINQTHSRFVDDVEKREIEHAQSSQISKNGQISQSGNTGNFGKKGKKTNPLFLLKSGIKNPFLMINLDKSILDLYKFLLKRNYLSILLFLVNICLSSEYFIYDSELYKNFLIYLEEHGVDIYNFLEKFESIDKRSCMYSDSDTKYDLKLIKKNEKKMYIFLLTINLLLQLIAVYPTESIMAINENKLLEIKNINELYLSNLIINNQINELENISKNYISTTYYYDKFHKTLTFKFKITEDDDSQNIEGVTAKLSLNFMPNYPFSVLIINDKIESLDKRAPIHNSIKSMYKYARIGNINEIFIKFDSLMNSYFQNKSQCNICFMILYDKKTCDKVCSKCNTSYHSHCLHKWFLTSHNTKCPSCQIQFS